The genomic region TTTTTGAAGCGATTCCCGACTTTGCAAGCATTAAATAATGCACAAGAATCTGAAGTACTTTTTTTATGGCAGGGGCTAGGTTATTATTCTCGCGCGCGCAATATGCGAAAGTGTGCGCAAATTTGTGTGAAAGATTATGGGGCGAATTTACCTGCAAATGTGCAATCTTTAAAACAACTTCCGGGCATTGGGAGCTATACAGCAGGGGCGATTGCGTGTTTTGGTTTTGGGGAGAGTGTGGGATTTGTAGATTCTAATATCAAGCGTCTTTTTGCACGTCTTTTTGCGTTGCAAAATCCAAGTCAAAAAGAGCTTGAAAGCCTCGCACAACGCTTATTAAATAAAAGTGCGAGTTTTAATCACAATCAAGCCCTGCTTGATTTAGGTGCGCTTATTTGCACACCTGCCCCGCGCTGTTTGATTTGTCCTTTGAGTGAATTTTGCAGGGGCAAAAATGCGCCTATGCAATACCCTTTAAAAATTGCCAAAAAATATGAGAATCTGCATCTTAAACTTTGTATTTTTTATGTGCGGGATTTTCAAGGTATTTGCTTTGCGCTTAAAAAGGCTGAAAAGGGCTTATACGCGGGGCTTTATAATTTGCCACATTTGGAGGATTTCCCACTCACACAGCAAAGTCAAGCACGCCATATGGGGGATTTTAAGCATTCTTATACAAGATATAACATTACAGCTTCTGTGTATGCGCTAGAATCGCTAGATTTGTCAAATCCTCAAAACAATGAGTTTATTTTCGCGCATTTAGGGGATTTACCGCCGATTTCAAACCTCACTAAAAAGGCGTTGCAATATATAAGTGCTATTCTTTAAAATTGTATCATATCGCGCGAGTGGATTTTACTTGTTTTCGCCGAGATTTACTCGCACTCATATTCGTGTTTGTTAATAAGGCTTTGATTCTATTATAGGTGTTAGAGAATCTATGCCTTCCGATGTATTGCCTGTATGGAAGTGAATTCCGCTTGTCTCCGCTTCAATTTCGCTACACTTCGCTTGCGTGCGCCAATATTTGGCAATTTCTCGTTAATTAGGTTTATAGATTCTGTCCTGTTTTGGTTGTTGAGAATCTGGATAGATTCTCTAGAGTGAAGTTCTAATGTCCGCAGCCACAACCGCCACTACCGCAACAGCCAGAGCGTCCGCTATGATCATGTCCGCCTTCACCTCCACAACCACAGCCTCCGCCAACACCACCTTGCAAGATTTCAAGCTCGCTCGCATCGCGCACACCAAGCACTTTCACTTCAAAGCTAAGTGCTTTTCCAGCTAGCGGGTGATTGTAGTCGATAATCACAACTTCATCATTAAAGCCTTTTACAATCACTTGCGCAGTTTGCCCATCATCGCTTTGACCAAAAAGCGTCATACCTTCTTTTAGGTCAATGCCACTAAACTGCTCGCGCGCTACCTCTTGGATAAGATCGGCTTGATACACGCCATAAGCATCTTCAGGCTTTATCTCTGTTTTGATAACTTCGCCTGTCTTTTTACCTAAAAGTGCGTTTTCTAAACCAGCGATGACTTGATTTGCCCCGACTAAAAATTCTAGCGGTGCGCCACCTTTATTAGAATCTATAATATCCCCACTTTGTGTATCGATTACCTCATATTCAATACTTGCTACTTTGTTTTTTTCAATCATTTTTATTTCCTTTATTTTGTTGATTTGGATTTGTTGGAATTTTTGTTTTGTAGTAGCTCCCTTGCTTGAGCTGCCTCTTTACTCTTTGGATAGTTTGCAATAAGGACTTCCAAAAAATTATTATAATTTGTTAAATCTTTAATCCCCTTGAAAGACAGCGCGCTATGAAGTAAAAGTGCGGGGATATATTTGCCTTGCTCGCTTAAACCAACGCTTTGTTTATAATAACGGATAGCAAGGTTATAGTCTTTTTGCAAATATGCCACCTCTCCTAGGTAAAAAAGCACTTCCGGTTGATTGTAATTTAGACTTTTAAGCCACAGCAAAATTTCTTTAGAATCCTTATAGCGCCTAGCATTAAGATATTCTTTTGCCTGTGCGAAAAGTTCTGATTGTTTTGTTTTATCAAAAGTTTTTGGTTTAGAATCTTGAGTTTTTTTAGATTCTTGTGTAGTTGTATTTGGCACATTACCAGCGTTGAGCTTTTCTAGTTGTGCAAGGATAGAATCTTGAGTTTTTAGCACAAGTGCTTGCATTTCTTTGATCTGAGATTGCAGAAGCGCGATATTTTTACTCTGTTCCTCGCTTTGCTTTTTAAGATTTTCTAGCTCTGTTTTTAGTGTTAGAATCTCTTGCTCATTTGTTGATGCCTTGTTTGCAGTGGTTTGAAGCTTTTGACTTTGGGATTCATAGAGACTTTGTAAGCCTTCTTGAGACTGCTTGATTTCATCTGTTTGAGATTGCAGATTTTCGGTGATATTATTAAGGCTTTGGATTGAGTTTTGTAGGGTGGATAAGTCTTTTTTTGTAGCCCCACTTTGCTTTTCAAACGCAGAAGGCTCTTTTGCAAAGGTGAAAAGCACAAGGAGCAAAAAAAGTGAAAATATCTTCATCACCTTCCTTGTGCTTGTTTTTTAATGTTTTGTGGCAATTACTGCACGACTTTAAATTCAACGCGCCTGTTTGCTTGGTAGCACTCTTTTGTCGGCTGTGTGCATACAGGCTTGCTTTCACCATAGGTGACAGTTGAGATATTTTGTGAATCTACACCGCGTGTGGTGAGTGCATTTTTTACAGAATCTGCGCGTTTTTTGCCAAGCGCGAAGTTATATTCATCACTTCCAAACGAGTCCGTATTGCCTTCTAATACGACTTTCACACCTGTGCTTTTTAGTGCGTTTGCTGCTTCATCTACTCTCTCTACCATACTTGCTTGAATATCGTACTTGTCAAATTTAAAAAGGATATTTTTCAAGCTTGAGCTATCAGGCTGCACGAAATTATCAGTGCCTGTTTGCGTTGTATTGTCCGAAGCATCTACAACTTGCACATTTTGCGCATCAGTCCCTTGCACCGCTACTGCGCCATCTCCACCTGTTGTCACAGTCGCATCACCTCCACAACCACTCAAAAATAACATACCACCAACGAGGCTTCCAAACAAGCCAAGAGTTAAAACCTTTTTCATTTCAATCGCTCCTTTTGTAAAAATTCCGGTATTATAACTTTTAAATATTTTTTGTCAAGCAATCAAACGCGCATTCTCACCAATCATAGGCTTGAATCTTTACCTTTGGCAAAGGGAAAAAGTAGCTTTTATTATAATCCAAGCGGATAATGCCTAGCGCACTTTGATTTGCGGTGTGTTTGATAAACATAATATTGCTTCCATCTTTTGAGAATGTCGGCATTTGATTTGAGCCTTCACTTGTTAAGCGACGGATATAATCAGAGTTAAGCGCGATAAGATAGATATTAAAGGTGTTTGCACCAAACTCATTATTGCTTTCCCTGCTTGTATAAACTACTCTTTTATCATAGCTTGAGACAGAGCTATTATTGCGCCCGTGGAAAACGACTTGCTCCACCGCGCCACCATCAATGCTTGTAGAAAATACATTTGGATAGCCTAGTCTATCAGAGATAAACACCACTTCTTTTTCATCATTGATAAATTTTCCACCTACATCAATGCCAGAAAAAGTTGTGAGTTTTTTTAGATTTTTTGCATTGATATCATAAAGATACACATCAGCTGCACTTCCAGCGGGTGTGAGTGATAGGAGCAGTTTTGAGCCATCTTCGCTTACATCAGAGACCACTGCCATACCATCGCTACTCACTACACCTTCAATCGTGTTTGTGGGCAAATCGTATTTTAAAATCGTTGGTTTATTATCAATGTATTTTGTGAAGTAAAGAACGCTTTTATCCTTATTGCCCCATTTTGGGAAAATATTAAACCCGCCTTTGATGATTTCTTTTTGAAAAGTGAGCGTGTAATCAGCAAGCATAATATCCGCACTTCCAGAAGTCGTGTATTTAGAAAGCACGACAGGTTGTTTTATCCACTCAATACTTGGGGCTTTGATATAGGCGTTAATATCACTTGCCATTGCGTGCGCGACAAAGGGAAATTCTGTCAAAAAACCCCTATTGTAAGCGCGTTCCAACACCTTTGAAGCGGAATTCACATCATAAAGCGCGAGATTCCCAATTATGCCATCGCTTTTTTTTGCCACACTCACACGCGCAATAAGATCAATTTTTTTGTCTTTGTAGCTTTGAAAATCAATAGAAGAATCTTTCACATCGCCACTTTTTTCTACTTGAAAATGACTACTCACACGCAAATCCGCATCAAGATGGGCGATAACTTTTTTCCCATATTCGCTATTGTTAGAAATATGCTCGATTGTAATAAATGGAAGCTTGCTAGAATTTTTGACAATTTCTAGCGTGGCGTCAATCCCAAAGAGATTCCCACAAAAAA from Helicobacter himalayensis harbors:
- the mutY gene encoding A/G-specific adenine glycosylase; amino-acid sequence: MLFSSLPLVQQRILEWYEKNGRKELPWRNLKRDGSEAYGVYVSEIMLQQTQVSRVLEIFYFPFLKRFPTLQALNNAQESEVLFLWQGLGYYSRARNMRKCAQICVKDYGANLPANVQSLKQLPGIGSYTAGAIACFGFGESVGFVDSNIKRLFARLFALQNPSQKELESLAQRLLNKSASFNHNQALLDLGALICTPAPRCLICPLSEFCRGKNAPMQYPLKIAKKYENLHLKLCIFYVRDFQGICFALKKAEKGLYAGLYNLPHLEDFPLTQQSQARHMGDFKHSYTRYNITASVYALESLDLSNPQNNEFIFAHLGDLPPISNLTKKALQYISAIL
- a CDS encoding FKBP-type peptidyl-prolyl cis-trans isomerase, which codes for MIEKNKVASIEYEVIDTQSGDIIDSNKGGAPLEFLVGANQVIAGLENALLGKKTGEVIKTEIKPEDAYGVYQADLIQEVAREQFSGIDLKEGMTLFGQSDDGQTAQVIVKGFNDEVVIIDYNHPLAGKALSFEVKVLGVRDASELEILQGGVGGGCGCGGEGGHDHSGRSGCCGSGGCGCGH
- a CDS encoding tetratricopeptide repeat protein, whose product is MKIFSLFLLLVLFTFAKEPSAFEKQSGATKKDLSTLQNSIQSLNNITENLQSQTDEIKQSQEGLQSLYESQSQKLQTTANKASTNEQEILTLKTELENLKKQSEEQSKNIALLQSQIKEMQALVLKTQDSILAQLEKLNAGNVPNTTTQESKKTQDSKPKTFDKTKQSELFAQAKEYLNARRYKDSKEILLWLKSLNYNQPEVLFYLGEVAYLQKDYNLAIRYYKQSVGLSEQGKYIPALLLHSALSFKGIKDLTNYNNFLEVLIANYPKSKEAAQARELLQNKNSNKSKSTK
- a CDS encoding OmpA family protein, coding for MKKVLTLGLFGSLVGGMLFLSGCGGDATVTTGGDGAVAVQGTDAQNVQVVDASDNTTQTGTDNFVQPDSSSLKNILFKFDKYDIQASMVERVDEAANALKSTGVKVVLEGNTDSFGSDEYNFALGKKRADSVKNALTTRGVDSQNISTVTYGESKPVCTQPTKECYQANRRVEFKVVQ
- the tolB gene encoding Tol-Pal system protein TolB; translation: MLRRFACMFVVFFCGNLFGIDATLEIVKNSSKLPFITIEHISNNSEYGKKVIAHLDADLRVSSHFQVEKSGDVKDSSIDFQSYKDKKIDLIARVSVAKKSDGIIGNLALYDVNSASKVLERAYNRGFLTEFPFVAHAMASDINAYIKAPSIEWIKQPVVLSKYTTSGSADIMLADYTLTFQKEIIKGGFNIFPKWGNKDKSVLYFTKYIDNKPTILKYDLPTNTIEGVVSSDGMAVVSDVSEDGSKLLLSLTPAGSAADVYLYDINAKNLKKLTTFSGIDVGGKFINDEKEVVFISDRLGYPNVFSTSIDGGAVEQVVFHGRNNSSVSSYDKRVVYTSRESNNEFGANTFNIYLIALNSDYIRRLTSEGSNQMPTFSKDGSNIMFIKHTANQSALGIIRLDYNKSYFFPLPKVKIQAYDW